A genomic segment from Limosilactobacillus sp. encodes:
- a CDS encoding universal stress protein — protein sequence MSYQKILVGIDGSKQSDMAFNKAVELALQNHAQLFLLSVINGERYPTTGPSGYGFVDHSIYESAVEEMKKRLGAYRTKAENAGIKNVTTEVSIGNAKLELAEHYPSEHGIDLIVIGATGLNVVGRLIVGSTASYTIREAPCDVTVVKTDMKNKKLDIKENSYPEI from the coding sequence ATGAGTTACCAAAAGATTTTAGTTGGGATCGATGGGTCCAAACAATCAGACATGGCCTTCAACAAGGCAGTTGAACTTGCCCTGCAGAATCACGCTCAGCTCTTCTTACTGAGCGTCATCAACGGTGAACGCTACCCAACCACTGGACCGAGTGGTTACGGCTTTGTTGACCACAGCATCTACGAATCCGCCGTTGAAGAGATGAAGAAGCGGCTCGGTGCATACCGGACCAAGGCCGAAAACGCCGGCATTAAAAACGTTACTACCGAAGTTTCAATTGGCAACGCCAAGCTGGAACTGGCTGAGCACTACCCGAGCGAGCATGGCATCGACCTGATCGTGATTGGGGCGACCGGGCTGAACGTGGTTGGTCGGTTAATTGTTGGCTCGACCGCGTCCTACACGATTCGTGAAGCACCTTGTGACGTGACGGTTGTTAAGACCGACATGAAGAACAAGAAATTAGACATCAAAGAAAACAGTTATCCTGAGATTTAA
- the pepV gene encoding dipeptidase PepV, whose protein sequence is MTDWLAAAESQKQNYLEDLMALMRIKSVRDDSAATDEYPLGPGPSQALAAFLEMAEQDGFRTKNIDNVVGYAEWGEGDETLAILAHLDVMPAGKGWDTDPFEPVIKDGNLYGRGASDDKGPGMAAYYALKYLKDQGVAFNKRVRFIVGTDEESDWTGMHRYFEVEPAPTLGFSPDAEFPVINGEKGQVSLKLSVPATNGEDYVLKSFHSGLRFNMVPREAVAEVVVPDAGQVQAAFEQFVDENPIQGEAEPTADGLKLTVIGKAAHGMEPEQGINAGTYLATFLDQYDFAAGAKSFIHFLAKYLHLDTRMKGFDGAYTDPVMGELTMNAGILNFDAENGGDIDMNFRFPKGIGPDELEATVKKVADPLGIAVKQGPSQKPHYVDPSDPIVKTLMDAYIHQSGDKDAKPEVVGGGTYGRLMERGVAFGALMPQTPNTMHQANEYQPVDDLIRSMAIYMEAINNLVTD, encoded by the coding sequence ATGACAGATTGGTTAGCGGCCGCCGAGAGCCAGAAGCAAAATTATCTGGAAGACTTAATGGCCCTGATGAGAATCAAGAGTGTCCGCGATGACAGTGCGGCCACGGACGAGTACCCACTGGGTCCTGGCCCGTCCCAAGCACTGGCGGCCTTCTTGGAAATGGCCGAACAGGACGGCTTCCGGACCAAGAACATTGACAACGTCGTCGGTTACGCCGAGTGGGGCGAGGGTGACGAAACCCTGGCAATCCTGGCCCACCTCGACGTGATGCCAGCGGGCAAGGGTTGGGATACCGACCCCTTTGAACCGGTCATCAAGGATGGCAATCTGTACGGACGGGGCGCTTCCGATGACAAGGGTCCCGGCATGGCTGCCTACTACGCCCTCAAGTACCTGAAGGACCAGGGCGTGGCCTTTAACAAGCGTGTTCGCTTCATCGTTGGTACCGACGAAGAAAGTGACTGGACGGGGATGCACCGCTACTTTGAAGTGGAACCGGCCCCAACCCTGGGCTTCTCGCCGGATGCCGAATTCCCGGTCATCAATGGTGAAAAGGGCCAAGTTTCACTGAAGCTCAGCGTGCCGGCTACCAATGGCGAGGACTACGTTTTGAAGAGCTTCCATTCCGGCCTGCGCTTCAACATGGTGCCGCGGGAGGCCGTTGCCGAAGTTGTCGTACCGGACGCTGGTCAAGTCCAGGCGGCCTTTGAGCAGTTCGTGGACGAGAACCCGATCCAGGGGGAGGCCGAACCAACGGCTGATGGCCTGAAGCTGACCGTGATCGGTAAGGCGGCTCACGGGATGGAGCCTGAGCAGGGCATTAACGCCGGGACCTATCTGGCCACCTTCCTGGACCAATACGACTTTGCGGCCGGGGCCAAGAGCTTCATTCACTTCCTGGCCAAATACCTGCACCTGGACACCCGGATGAAGGGCTTTGACGGTGCCTACACCGATCCGGTGATGGGTGAATTGACCATGAACGCCGGAATCCTTAACTTCGACGCCGAAAATGGTGGCGACATTGACATGAACTTCCGCTTCCCAAAGGGCATTGGTCCGGATGAATTGGAAGCCACGGTCAAGAAGGTGGCGGATCCACTGGGGATTGCGGTTAAGCAGGGTCCGTCCCAGAAGCCGCACTACGTTGACCCAAGCGACCCGATCGTCAAGACGCTGATGGACGCCTACATTCACCAAAGCGGCGATAAGGATGCCAAGCCGGAAGTTGTCGGTGGCGGAACCTATGGCCGGCTGATGGAGCGGGGCGTGGCCTTTGGGGCATTGATGCCGCAGACGCCAAACACGATGCACCAGGCTAACGAGTACCAGCCAGTTGATGATCTGATCCGCTCGATGGCTATTTACATGGAGGCAATTAACAACCTGGTCACGGATTAA
- a CDS encoding NAD(P)H-hydrate dehydratase: protein MEELTEQILHDVIKPRPAHSFKGTFGKVTLVGGNRNFGGAIIMASTAAVCAGAGLVTTCTDASNSGALHSQLPEAMFADFTDDEQVASLVAAATTVVVGPGLGDDEQSLHILKNVFAHTNAEQNVVIDGSAITLMAREKLAAPQGNIIYTPHEMEWQRLSGIKIADQTEEANRAAREKLNATVVLKKHHTEIYTKDKVYQLTIGTPAQAVGGMGDTLAGMVGGFTAEFHQHPLQAALAAVYAHSAVAEKIAEDQYIVLPHQISRALPSFMKEMAEAEDDHHIGFLG, encoded by the coding sequence ATGGAAGAATTAACCGAACAAATTTTGCACGATGTCATCAAGCCACGACCCGCGCATAGCTTCAAGGGCACCTTCGGCAAGGTGACCCTGGTTGGTGGCAACCGCAACTTCGGGGGCGCCATCATCATGGCCTCGACGGCGGCGGTTTGCGCCGGCGCCGGCCTGGTCACGACCTGCACCGACGCCAGCAATTCCGGTGCCCTGCATTCCCAGCTCCCCGAGGCCATGTTTGCCGACTTCACGGACGACGAGCAGGTGGCCAGCCTGGTCGCTGCGGCCACGACGGTCGTAGTTGGTCCCGGCCTTGGCGATGATGAACAAAGCCTCCATATCCTTAAAAACGTCTTTGCCCACACCAATGCCGAGCAAAACGTGGTGATCGATGGTTCCGCCATCACCCTGATGGCCCGGGAAAAGTTGGCGGCGCCACAAGGGAATATTATTTACACCCCGCACGAGATGGAATGGCAGCGCCTCTCTGGGATCAAGATCGCCGACCAAACCGAGGAGGCCAACCGGGCGGCTCGGGAAAAGCTCAACGCCACCGTCGTATTGAAGAAGCACCACACCGAGATCTACACGAAAGATAAGGTCTACCAGCTGACCATCGGCACCCCGGCCCAGGCTGTCGGGGGAATGGGTGACACCCTGGCCGGGATGGTCGGGGGCTTCACGGCCGAATTCCACCAGCACCCGCTCCAGGCCGCACTGGCCGCCGTCTACGCCCACAGCGCCGTTGCCGAAAAGATCGCTGAGGATCAGTACATCGTCCTTCCTCACCAGATCAGCCGCGCCTTGCCATCCTTCATGAAAGAAATGGCTGAGGCCGAGGACGATCACCACATCGGTTTTCTAGGCTAA
- a CDS encoding putative polysaccharide biosynthesis protein, which yields MNDEQTNDSRRGAPQNDARAKMLSGSAWMTAGSIASRILGALYVIPWVTWFGAYSNEANALFAQGYNIYNLFLVVATAGIPSAISKLVAHYNGINMYGVSRRLYHSGMYVAMAMGIICATIMMFGAALMDNGDPNVIPVIRSLAWAVLIIPGMAITRGFLQGYNWMAPSAMSQFVEQLFRIIYMLAATYFIMKIQHGSWVSAVTQSTFAAFIGAIGAIIVLAMAWMRHLGEMNGLVANSVEDRDVSTGTLVLKIAYQSIPFIVIESGITLYQLIDQFTFPRMMKMVGNFTHYQITVLYALFSFNANKLYMIVISLASAMAATVIPLLATARAQNDQEGMRKQIENVLMLFYFVMIPAALGLAAVAQQVYTVFYRYDPAGVTVLEFASFVAIPMGLYTVAAAMMQGISENKRMMKFLAIGLVVKFIIQLPCIWLLQGLGPLLATCISMFVVNYLILHSFNMEFNMHFAQMARPTNQILCFSLIMFVFTKLVMVLIGHFVSPYGRFTAFFSLIPGVAVGVGVYLYLALKYRLADSIIGARSAALRRKLHIR from the coding sequence ATGAACGATGAACAGACGAACGATTCGCGTCGTGGTGCACCGCAAAACGACGCCCGAGCCAAAATGCTGAGTGGTTCGGCTTGGATGACGGCAGGGAGCATTGCCTCACGGATTCTGGGGGCCCTCTACGTAATTCCGTGGGTCACCTGGTTCGGGGCCTATAGTAACGAAGCCAACGCCCTCTTTGCCCAGGGGTACAACATCTATAATCTCTTTCTGGTGGTGGCCACGGCGGGGATTCCGTCCGCCATTTCCAAGCTGGTTGCCCACTACAATGGGATCAACATGTACGGGGTCAGTCGCCGTCTCTATCATTCCGGCATGTACGTGGCGATGGCGATGGGGATCATCTGCGCGACGATTATGATGTTTGGCGCCGCATTGATGGACAATGGTGATCCCAACGTCATCCCGGTCATCCGCTCGCTGGCCTGGGCGGTGCTGATCATTCCGGGGATGGCGATCACCCGGGGCTTCTTGCAGGGCTACAATTGGATGGCCCCGTCGGCGATGTCGCAGTTCGTCGAGCAGCTCTTTCGGATCATCTACATGTTGGCGGCAACCTACTTCATCATGAAGATCCAGCACGGCAGCTGGGTCAGCGCCGTTACCCAGTCAACCTTTGCGGCCTTTATCGGTGCGATCGGTGCGATTATCGTCCTGGCGATGGCCTGGATGCGGCACTTGGGCGAGATGAACGGTCTGGTCGCTAACAGTGTCGAGGATCGGGATGTTTCGACCGGGACACTGGTCCTAAAGATTGCCTACCAGTCGATTCCCTTTATCGTGATCGAATCCGGAATCACGCTCTACCAGTTAATTGACCAGTTTACCTTCCCGCGGATGATGAAGATGGTAGGGAACTTTACCCACTACCAAATCACCGTCCTCTATGCCCTCTTCTCCTTCAACGCCAACAAGCTTTACATGATCGTGATCTCACTGGCTTCGGCCATGGCCGCCACGGTAATCCCGCTGCTGGCCACCGCCCGGGCGCAAAACGATCAGGAGGGGATGCGCAAGCAGATTGAAAACGTGCTGATGCTTTTCTACTTCGTGATGATCCCAGCTGCCCTGGGTCTAGCCGCGGTCGCCCAGCAGGTCTACACTGTCTTTTACCGCTACGATCCAGCGGGGGTCACCGTCCTGGAATTTGCCTCCTTTGTGGCGATTCCGATGGGCCTCTACACGGTGGCTGCCGCGATGATGCAGGGAATTTCCGAAAACAAGCGGATGATGAAGTTCCTGGCAATCGGCCTGGTGGTGAAATTCATCATCCAGCTGCCGTGCATTTGGCTCCTGCAGGGCTTGGGACCATTGCTGGCGACCTGCATCTCGATGTTTGTGGTCAACTACTTGATCCTGCACTCGTTCAACATGGAATTTAACATGCACTTCGCCCAAATGGCCCGGCCGACGAACCAGATCCTTTGCTTCTCTTTGATCATGTTCGTCTTCACCAAGCTGGTGATGGTGCTGATCGGCCACTTTGTCAGCCCGTACGGCCGCTTCACCGCCTTCTTCTCCCTGATCCCGGGGGTCGCGGTCGGCGTTGGCGTTTACCTCTACCTGGCGCTCAAGTACCGGCTGGCCGATTCAATCATCGGTGCCCGCTCGGCGGCATTGCGGCGCAAACTGCATATTCGTTAA
- a CDS encoding type II toxin-antitoxin system HicB family antitoxin — protein sequence MEIVSYPAFFTPKDGEIQVDFPDLPEAFTQGKTMAEAMDFAKLGLAITINDKLGHFEAAPVASKVADLQKNFPGKDVRLVTVDLDQY from the coding sequence ATGGAAATTGTTAGCTACCCGGCCTTTTTTACCCCCAAGGACGGCGAAATCCAGGTTGATTTCCCGGATCTGCCGGAGGCCTTTACCCAGGGCAAGACGATGGCTGAGGCGATGGACTTTGCCAAACTGGGATTGGCCATCACGATCAACGACAAGCTGGGTCACTTTGAAGCGGCACCGGTTGCCAGCAAGGTGGCCGACCTGCAAAAAAATTTCCCGGGAAAAGATGTTCGGCTGGTCACCGTCGACCTTGACCAGTACTAA
- the leuS gene encoding leucine--tRNA ligase codes for MAYDHTAIENKWQKFWKKNKTFKAEIKPDQKKYYALDMFPYPSGQGLHVGHPEGYTATDVMSRMKRMQGYNVLHPMGWDAFGLPAEQYALKTGHNPKGFTNQNINHFRDQIQSLGFSYDWDREVNTTDPKYYKWTQWIFEQLYKKGLAYESEIMVNWAPDFMGGTVVANEEVEDGKTKRGGYPVYRKPMKQWVLKITAYADRLIDDLDLVDWPESVKEMQRNWIGRSEGAAVFFPVAGSEDTKIEVFTTRADTLFGASYVVLAPENDLVDQLTTPEHAAAVKAYQEEASRRSDLERTDLNKDKTGVFTGSYVINPVNGEKLPIWISDYVLASYGTGAVMAVPSGDQRDYDFAKKFDLPIKPIIEGADLSEGAFEGDGKHINSGFLNGLNVKDAKAKMIDWLEEHDAGHKKVNYRLRDWIFSRQRYWGEPIPVIHWDDGTTSLVPEDELPLKLPDTDNIEPSGTGESPLANVKDWVNVYDKNGRHGLRETNTMPQWAGSSWYWLRYTDPHNDKEFASKKALDYWSPVDLYVGGAEHAVLHLLYARFWHKVLYDLGLVPTKEPFMKLVNQGMILGANHEKMSKSKGNVVNPDDIVNKYGADTLRLYEMFMGPLTESVPWDEEGLHGSYKWIQRVWRLLMDDNNHLRDRVSNFNDGKLDKVYNQTVKKVTEDFERMHFNTAISQLMVFVNEAYKAEDLPVEYMEGFVKMISPVMPHVAEELWSHFGISDTIAYQPWPKYDPKALVENEVEMIVQVNGKVRAKIKMAKDISREEAQKQALANEHVQKFTDGKDVKKIIVVPNKIVNIVVK; via the coding sequence ATGGCTTACGATCATACTGCGATTGAAAACAAGTGGCAAAAGTTCTGGAAGAAGAACAAGACCTTTAAGGCGGAAATCAAGCCCGACCAAAAGAAGTACTATGCCTTAGACATGTTCCCGTACCCATCCGGTCAGGGACTGCACGTTGGGCACCCCGAGGGCTACACGGCAACCGATGTGATGTCCCGGATGAAGCGAATGCAGGGTTACAACGTCCTGCACCCGATGGGTTGGGACGCCTTTGGTCTGCCGGCCGAGCAATACGCTTTGAAGACTGGTCATAATCCAAAGGGCTTTACCAACCAAAACATTAACCACTTCCGTGACCAGATCCAATCACTGGGCTTTTCCTACGATTGGGACCGGGAAGTCAACACCACCGATCCAAAGTACTACAAGTGGACCCAGTGGATCTTTGAACAGCTTTACAAGAAGGGCCTGGCCTACGAGAGTGAAATCATGGTTAACTGGGCACCCGACTTCATGGGTGGAACCGTCGTGGCCAACGAAGAGGTTGAAGACGGTAAGACCAAGCGGGGCGGCTACCCGGTTTACCGGAAGCCAATGAAGCAGTGGGTCTTGAAGATTACCGCCTACGCCGACCGGCTGATTGACGACCTAGACTTGGTTGACTGGCCGGAAAGCGTCAAGGAAATGCAGCGGAACTGGATCGGCCGCTCGGAAGGGGCTGCGGTCTTCTTCCCAGTTGCCGGCAGTGAAGACACCAAGATTGAAGTCTTCACGACCCGGGCAGACACCCTCTTCGGTGCCTCCTACGTCGTTCTGGCACCGGAAAACGACCTGGTTGACCAACTGACCACGCCGGAGCACGCGGCTGCTGTCAAGGCCTACCAGGAAGAAGCATCCCGGCGCTCTGACCTGGAGCGGACGGACCTGAACAAGGACAAGACCGGGGTATTCACCGGTTCCTACGTGATCAACCCGGTTAACGGCGAAAAGCTGCCGATCTGGATCTCCGACTATGTCCTGGCTTCCTACGGGACTGGTGCCGTCATGGCCGTGCCATCCGGTGACCAGCGGGACTACGACTTTGCCAAGAAGTTCGACCTGCCGATCAAGCCGATCATTGAAGGGGCCGACCTGTCCGAAGGGGCCTTTGAAGGCGACGGCAAGCACATCAACTCCGGCTTCCTGAATGGCCTCAACGTAAAGGATGCCAAGGCCAAGATGATTGACTGGCTGGAAGAACACGATGCCGGCCACAAGAAGGTCAACTACCGTCTGCGGGACTGGATCTTCAGTCGGCAGCGTTACTGGGGTGAACCAATCCCGGTAATCCACTGGGACGACGGGACGACTTCCCTGGTTCCGGAGGATGAACTGCCGCTGAAGCTGCCGGACACCGACAACATTGAACCATCCGGGACCGGCGAAAGCCCACTGGCTAACGTCAAGGACTGGGTCAACGTTTACGACAAGAACGGTCGGCACGGCCTGCGGGAAACCAACACGATGCCACAGTGGGCTGGCTCATCCTGGTACTGGCTGCGTTATACCGACCCACACAATGACAAGGAGTTTGCCTCCAAGAAGGCCCTTGACTACTGGTCACCAGTTGACCTCTACGTTGGTGGGGCCGAACACGCCGTCCTGCACCTGCTCTACGCCCGCTTCTGGCACAAGGTGCTCTACGACCTGGGGCTTGTCCCAACCAAGGAACCATTCATGAAGCTGGTCAACCAGGGGATGATTCTGGGTGCCAACCACGAAAAGATGTCCAAGTCCAAGGGCAACGTGGTCAATCCGGACGACATCGTCAACAAGTACGGTGCCGACACCCTGCGGCTCTATGAAATGTTCATGGGACCACTGACTGAATCCGTGCCGTGGGATGAGGAAGGTCTCCACGGTTCCTACAAGTGGATCCAACGGGTTTGGCGCCTGCTGATGGATGACAACAACCACCTGCGGGATCGGGTTTCCAACTTTAACGACGGCAAGCTGGACAAGGTTTACAACCAGACCGTCAAGAAGGTCACCGAGGACTTCGAGCGGATGCACTTCAACACCGCGATCTCCCAGCTGATGGTCTTCGTCAACGAAGCCTACAAGGCGGAAGACCTGCCGGTAGAATACATGGAAGGCTTCGTCAAGATGATCTCCCCAGTAATGCCGCACGTGGCCGAGGAACTGTGGAGCCACTTCGGCATCAGCGACACGATTGCCTACCAGCCATGGCCAAAGTACGATCCAAAGGCCCTGGTGGAAAACGAGGTTGAGATGATCGTTCAGGTCAACGGCAAGGTTCGGGCCAAGATCAAGATGGCCAAGGACATTAGCCGTGAAGAGGCCCAAAAGCAGGCTCTGGCCAACGAACACGTTCAAAAGTTCACCGATGGCAAGGACGTGAAGAAGATTATCGTGGTGCCAAACAAGATCGTTAACATCGTAGTAAAGTAA
- the metK gene encoding methionine adenosyltransferase, which produces MAEKHLFTSESVSEGHPDKIADQISDAILDAMLEKDPDSRVAVETSVTTGLVLVFGEVSTKAYVNIQKVVRDTIRKIGYTDGKYGFDADNCAVITAIDEQSPDIAQGVDDSLETREGDADPLDQIGAGDQGLMFGYATDETPEYMPLTLMLSHKLMHKIAQLRKDHVIPYLRPDAKAEVTVEYDENDKPLRVDTIVLSTQHDPDVTLDQIKKDVKEQVIKAVIPAKYLDDQTKYFINPTGRFVIGGPQGDAGLTGRKIIVDTYGGAAHHGGGAFSGKDATKVDRSASYAARYIAKNLVAAGYAKKLEIQVAYAIGVAEPVSISIDDFGTGTRSEAEMIAAVRKVFDLRPAGIIKMLDLKRPIYKQTAAYGHFGRTDIDLPWEHLDKVDELKKILG; this is translated from the coding sequence ATGGCAGAAAAACATCTTTTTACATCAGAATCAGTCTCCGAGGGACACCCTGACAAGATTGCCGATCAAATTAGTGACGCAATCCTGGACGCAATGCTGGAAAAGGATCCAGATTCCCGGGTGGCGGTAGAAACCTCCGTCACGACTGGCCTGGTTCTGGTCTTCGGTGAGGTCTCAACGAAGGCCTACGTCAACATCCAAAAGGTTGTCCGCGACACCATTCGCAAGATCGGCTACACCGACGGCAAGTACGGCTTCGATGCCGACAACTGTGCCGTCATCACGGCGATCGACGAACAGTCGCCAGATATTGCCCAGGGGGTTGACGACTCCCTGGAAACCCGGGAAGGGGACGCAGATCCGCTCGACCAGATTGGTGCTGGTGACCAGGGGCTCATGTTCGGCTACGCAACCGACGAGACCCCTGAGTACATGCCATTGACACTGATGCTCAGCCACAAACTGATGCACAAGATTGCCCAGCTGCGTAAGGACCACGTGATCCCGTACCTGCGCCCAGATGCTAAGGCGGAGGTCACCGTTGAATACGATGAAAACGATAAGCCACTGCGGGTGGACACGATCGTTTTGAGTACTCAGCACGATCCTGACGTCACGCTGGACCAGATTAAAAAGGATGTCAAGGAACAGGTCATCAAGGCCGTTATTCCGGCCAAGTACCTGGACGATCAGACCAAGTACTTCATCAACCCAACCGGCCGCTTCGTAATCGGTGGTCCCCAGGGGGATGCTGGTTTGACCGGACGGAAGATCATCGTTGATACCTATGGTGGGGCCGCTCACCATGGTGGTGGGGCCTTCTCCGGAAAGGACGCTACCAAGGTGGATCGGTCCGCTTCCTACGCCGCCCGTTACATTGCCAAGAACCTGGTAGCGGCGGGCTACGCCAAGAAGCTGGAAATCCAGGTGGCCTACGCTATTGGGGTGGCCGAACCGGTTTCCATTTCGATTGATGACTTCGGCACCGGGACCCGGTCCGAAGCTGAAATGATCGCTGCCGTCCGGAAGGTCTTTGACCTGCGTCCGGCCGGGATCATCAAGATGCTGGACCTGAAGCGGCCAATCTACAAGCAGACCGCCGCTTACGGTCACTTCGGCCGTACCGACATCGACCTGCCGTGGGAACACCTGGACAAGGTTGACGAACTGAAGAAGATTTTAGGATAA
- a CDS encoding DNA-3-methyladenine glycosylase I, with protein MAEKRPAWAQSSLAMQDYYDHYWGLPVHDDRFLFEMLSLELFQAGLSWRTIWLRRPAFEKAFADFQIDQVAQFTAADAQRLREDESIIRNQRKIAAVINNARVIKHLQEAGQDFDNYVWQFVDGQPQRLILTPGEPLPAQTDLSKRMAKQMKKDGFKFVGPTTVYSFMTAVGLVNARL; from the coding sequence ATGGCAGAAAAACGACCAGCCTGGGCCCAAAGCTCCCTGGCAATGCAGGACTACTACGATCACTACTGGGGGCTGCCGGTTCACGACGACCGCTTCCTCTTTGAAATGCTGAGCCTGGAACTCTTTCAGGCGGGACTGAGCTGGAGGACAATCTGGCTTCGCCGCCCGGCCTTTGAAAAGGCCTTTGCCGACTTTCAAATTGACCAGGTTGCCCAATTTACCGCAGCCGATGCCCAGCGCCTTCGGGAAGATGAGTCCATTATCCGAAACCAGCGCAAGATTGCGGCCGTCATCAACAACGCCCGGGTCATCAAGCACCTGCAAGAAGCGGGACAGGATTTTGACAATTACGTTTGGCAGTTCGTTGACGGCCAGCCCCAGCGGCTGATTCTAACACCGGGCGAACCGCTGCCGGCCCAAACCGACCTGTCAAAGCGGATGGCGAAGCAAATGAAAAAAGACGGCTTCAAGTTTGTTGGACCCACGACCGTCTACTCGTTTATGACCGCGGTCGGCCTGGTCAACGCCCGGCTCTGA
- a CDS encoding MFS transporter: protein METSIDQNGRSYSRFWFIFTLLVGTFTMSISQSSLSTAYPTLMRAFGISASTVQWLTTGFMLVMCVSMPISPWMLNNLSFKTMFMGALGLFDLGSLMIILTPASWGVSGFWFMMIGRALEAFAVGVLFPSYQSVLLEITPKKKRGTVMGVAGLVMGSALACGPIVSGIVLKFFTWKGLFILFMVVITVIIFMAGSGLIRDVMVRHTSSLDWLSVILSVGLIGIMYVVNQAGKQNVNWTLSGLLLLVSVLAVAAFCYRQLHLDQPLLELRVLKTFNYDLAILLTSISYIALIVTTIIFPLFYQGVLGVSPFVSGMALVPGAVLLSLLNPLTGSLADRIGFKPTMIVGMVMIITGWVAGLCLLDRRSLLIMILCAMVIEGGNAFVMMPAVTLGANALPNDLVPHGTAVITTVRQVLGSAGVAVSTIILTTGTANALRRGSTHLAAALHGYHLVFDLLVVVEVIGLILALMLKNVQKEDTK, encoded by the coding sequence ATGGAAACAAGCATTGACCAAAATGGCCGTTCCTACAGTCGGTTTTGGTTTATTTTCACGTTGTTAGTGGGGACCTTTACGATGTCGATCAGTCAATCGTCATTGTCGACGGCCTACCCGACCTTGATGCGAGCCTTTGGCATTTCGGCTTCGACGGTGCAGTGGCTGACGACCGGCTTCATGCTGGTGATGTGCGTCAGCATGCCGATCAGTCCCTGGATGCTGAATAACCTGAGTTTTAAGACGATGTTCATGGGGGCGCTGGGCCTTTTTGACCTGGGTTCGCTGATGATCATTTTGACGCCGGCCAGCTGGGGCGTGAGCGGCTTTTGGTTCATGATGATTGGCCGGGCGCTGGAGGCCTTTGCGGTCGGTGTCCTTTTCCCGTCCTACCAGTCGGTTTTGCTTGAGATCACGCCGAAGAAAAAGCGGGGAACGGTCATGGGCGTTGCCGGGCTGGTGATGGGCTCAGCCCTGGCCTGTGGACCGATCGTCTCCGGAATCGTTTTGAAGTTTTTCACCTGGAAGGGTCTCTTCATCCTCTTCATGGTCGTCATCACCGTGATCATTTTCATGGCGGGTAGCGGCCTGATCCGTGACGTCATGGTCCGGCACACCAGCAGCCTCGACTGGTTGTCGGTGATTCTGTCGGTTGGCCTGATCGGGATCATGTACGTGGTTAACCAGGCTGGCAAGCAAAACGTTAACTGGACGCTCAGCGGCCTGCTCCTGCTGGTCAGCGTCCTCGCGGTGGCGGCCTTCTGCTACCGCCAGCTGCATCTTGACCAACCGCTGCTGGAACTGCGGGTGCTCAAGACCTTCAACTACGATTTGGCAATCCTTTTGACCTCGATCTCCTACATCGCCCTGATCGTAACAACAATCATCTTCCCACTGTTCTACCAGGGTGTCCTGGGCGTCAGCCCCTTCGTCTCCGGCATGGCGCTGGTCCCCGGAGCGGTCCTGCTCAGCCTCTTAAACCCGCTGACCGGGAGCCTGGCCGACAGGATTGGCTTTAAGCCCACGATGATTGTCGGCATGGTGATGATCATCACTGGCTGGGTCGCCGGGCTGTGCCTGCTCGACCGGCGGAGCCTATTAATCATGATCCTTTGCGCGATGGTCATTGAGGGCGGCAACGCCTTCGTAATGATGCCGGCGGTGACCCTCGGTGCCAACGCCCTGCCAAACGACCTGGTTCCCCACGGGACGGCCGTGATCACCACCGTCCGGCAGGTGCTGGGTTCGGCCGGGGTAGCAGTTTCCACCATCATTCTGACGACGGGGACCGCCAATGCGCTGCGCCGCGGCAGTACGCACCTGGCAGCCGCTCTGCACGGTTACCACCTGGTCTTTGACCTGCTGGTCGTCGTGGAAGTGATCGGCCTGATTCTGGCCTTGATGCTCAAAAATGTCCAAAAAGAAGATACAAAATAG
- a CDS encoding Fur family transcriptional regulator, with protein MAEAEFDRALATLRSNKVRLTPQRKEILEYLISHHTHPSVEMIYDDLKGNVKNISMATVYNTLKLLVDYNLVIELKNGDGSTHYDYFGHPHYHVVCDNCGKISDVFDEHFSTITKELQSMTRDKTGYLVTGSTIEVHGLCPDCQRKLHLNR; from the coding sequence ATAGCAGAAGCGGAGTTTGACCGGGCACTCGCTACCCTCCGGTCCAATAAGGTGCGGCTAACACCGCAGCGAAAGGAAATCCTGGAATACCTGATCAGCCACCATACCCACCCGAGCGTGGAGATGATTTACGACGACCTCAAAGGCAACGTCAAAAACATCAGTATGGCGACGGTTTACAACACCCTGAAGCTGCTCGTCGACTACAACCTGGTCATCGAGTTGAAGAACGGTGACGGCAGTACTCACTACGACTACTTTGGTCATCCCCACTATCACGTTGTCTGCGACAATTGTGGCAAGATCAGCGACGTCTTCGATGAGCATTTTTCCACCATCACCAAGGAGCTGCAATCCATGACCCGTGACAAGACCGGTTATCTGGTGACCGGGAGCACAATCGAGGTCCACGGCCTCTGCCCGGATTGCCAGCGCAAGTTACACTTAAATCGCTAA